The genome window CGACAATCTCCGTTCGTGCAGTCGGTACGTTTTTACCCACAAAGTCTGGTCGGATCGGCAGTTCACGATGTCCGCGATCAACCAGTACGGCCAGCTGAATCATGCGTGGTCGTCCGTTATCGATCAGTGCGTCCAGTGCCGCTCGTACCGTGCGTCCTGTGTAGAGCACATCGTCTACCAGAATGACCGTTTTGCCTGTAATCTGATCGGGAAGCTGAGAGCCCTGCAGGACTGCATCTTCTGACTTGTGCTGCAGGTCATCCCGATAGAACGTAATGTCCAGCTCACCGACCGGCACCTTTACATTCTCGATCAGTTCGATCCGCTCCACCAGACGCTGCGCGAGGTAAATCCCTCTCGTCTTGATTCCTACGATGATGCAATCTTCCACACCCTTGTTCCGCTCGATGATTTCGTGAGCGATTCGTGTGAGTGCGCGGCGGATAGCCGCTTCGTCCATGATGACACTTTTGCTAATCATCTGATTACCCCCCTCGACGGGAACTGTGGACTCAAGAAAAAAGGCTTCTTGTCAGGAGACAAGAAGCCACTGGACATGACAGCATCAGCGCAGGAAAGCTTGCCCGCTTTTTAGCTGTCGTGTCGATTCCGTGCCCTTGCCAGCCTCACTGGACTGGATTTAAAGGTTCCATTCGTCATGTAGGATTATGTCACGAATCGGGGCGGCTGTCAACGGAAAACGGGACAATTTTTATAAAGAATTTTATTCAAACCCATCTCCGCGTTTACTTACACTAAAAATAAAGCGTCTTTGGCAGCTCCATTTCCCTATTTGTTCAGAGAGCGTATGGACAAGCAAAAGGAAAAGTTGGTGGTCTCGCCTTTCCCTCATTCGAATCCATTAAATTGGTCATGATTTATCTGTAGACTGCAAGCATTTGCTTTCCGTACCAATAAGTATAGTCCATTTTCGAGCAATCAATGACTTGCAAAGTGTCTAGATGAAAATGATTGATTGCATAAGGAAAGTCCTCGTAATCGAAACGATAAACATGTTCTTTTGATAACGGGTGCTCTTGAAATGGCACTAACACGATCAATACTTGACGTGTATGTTTCGCCATTTCCTCCATGACCTTATGCGGATCAGAAAAATGCTCAAGAATGTTGGAAGTATACACAACGTCAAACATTACTTCTTCATCAAGCTGAAAAATGTCACGTTCTAAAAATTGAATGCGAGGATATTGCGTGGATGCCTTTTCTATGGCGATTGGCGAGAGATCAATCCCTGTCAATCGATTGTTTTGAAAAGCGTAGGAGAGTAATTCCAGACCATCACCTTCCGCACATCCGATATCTGCTATCGTGTAACGATGAAGACGGATATCTTGCAGCAAGGCGGGAGGGAGGTTCTGTATGGTTATTTGAGCAAAGAATCTGGTTTGTTTCTTTCCATGCAGGAGTTCCCAGTCTGTCTGAAATCGGTTATTCCAATACGCTTTACTGTTCATTGCATTTGCTTCTTCACGAGAATCGCTGCCTTTCTCCTCAACGATTAGTCGAGAAATGGTCTGCACGGCCGTTTTCGCCCGATTCTCCCATGAATGCTGCCTAAGAAAAAGGGCTATCTCCTCTTCCATATAGGGAGCCTCCAATAGTTGTTCGATCTTCTTAATCCATTCAGAAGCGGACAAAGCCGTTTCGACAAATGGGCATTGGACTGCTTCGCGAATCGCTGTTGAAATAACAGGAATTCCAGCAGCCAAATATTCATACATCTTTATCGGCGAACTGCTATGCGTCATATCCTTAACAGTGAACGGTATCATTCCAATGGAAAAATGGCCAACATAGCGAGGAAGTTCTTGATATGATTTTCGGCCTAGAAAATAAATGTTTTGAATGGTCCGCAGCTCCGATTCTAACCCAATATAATCAGGCCCTACCATGACGAATGACCATTCGGGACGAAGTTTTGCCATCTCCTGCAGCAAGTTTACGTCCAGCCACTGAGCAATCGACCCCATGAAACCGATAATGGGTGGATTGATCGCCTGCATGTCATCCGGGATTGATAACAACTTCGATTTACCGAAATGATCTAATTCTGCTGCATTCGGCAGCAAGAGAACAGGTTTCTCCGGGTATAGCTTTGAGACAATCTGCAATAATCGCCTGCTCACAACTGTAATTAAATCAGCTTTTTGCATCGCGTCATACAAATCACTATTATTCCATACAGCAAACTCATCCGTTGCTTCGTCGATGTAATCAAATACCAAGAAATCAGCGCGATACGTTTCTTTTAATCGATAATGAGGAGCATGTGTCACCCATAGCACCGTAAAATCATCAGTCGGATCTAGGTTTGCTTCAGCTTCCGTAATGTGAACTTGATCTTGGTAATACGTTCCCCCTGAATTTCGACCATACTCTTGAAAAATGGCTCTGTGGCCAAGAGAGGCGAATGCCCTCATTAATTGCTGGGGCCTCTGAAATACAAGCCATCCTTCCCAGTGAATCGTCGGTGGGTATATGATCCTCACGCAGGAGATCCCTCCCTTTCTTCTTCAACCCATGGAACGAGGTTTGGACAATCGTCGAGTATAGACAAGTATTGTTCGCGCCACCCGAATTTTGCCTCTGGATCCAGGCTTAAAAAGCGCTCATATTTCTCCAATCGATCTTCCCATTTTGCCCAACCGTAATGTTTCAATCGTATTGGGGAAATCGTATTGGGAAGTTGAAAGATATTCTCCGGAAACCGTCCACAATGTTGGGGGGCTACTTTCCAGCGGTATTCAAAGTGCGGACGATAGCGAAGAAGGAAGGGGCGGTATGTAAAGTGAGCGCACCAATACGAGTCTTCACGGTAATGGGTCTCATTCCAGAAATCAAAAAGGCGAAAATTATACAGATCAATGTCCTTTCGAGAAATCAAGTCGTTTACTTCTGTTTTGAATCTCTCCTCAAAAAGTTCGTCTGCATCCAAATTTAATATCCACTCTGGATTGGTTTTGATCGTTTCTTCCCATTGTTGTCTTCTCAATTCGATTTCATTGGTGAACTTCGATACTTCATTTCTGATTATGCGAAGGGGAATGCCTTTGAGGAGTTCCCGGCAGACCTCGACTGTGTCATCCCTACTCCCGTCGTCTATGATTACGGCGTTATCGATGTAAGCTCGGTGCTGAATCAGTGCTTTTTTCAGATATCGATTCGCTTCATTTTTTACAACCATCGATAACGTTATTTGGGGTCGCTTCGGAATGTAAGCGCCCCACGGGAAACCCAGAACTTCTCGTGCCTGAATTGGGCGATTATGCTGGTTTTTACGAAAATCTTGCATGAACTGTTCAGCTTTAGCCAAATCTGATTTTCGATATATGTGAAATGCAGGATATTCCGTATCCACAAATAGAGAAAATCCAAAGGCAGCTGCGCGTATGCAAAAATGACGGTCTTCACCCCAAAAGGATAAATTCTTTATTTGAGAAAAATGGACGCCAGCTAATAGTACCTTTCGGCTGATGAGTGTACAGGCCCCTAAACCACCAACTTCATAGATCCCAGGTTTTTTCAATTGCGAGAGAAATGCTGTATACCTTGCTTCTTTTTCTGCTTCGGTAACATTCTCACCACGTTCTTGCTCGTATTGCGTGTAAACATCCTTTAACCAAACTTGCGGCTGAGGAGTGGCTTCAGGCTGCCACCGTGTCCAAAAAATCTCTGCAACGATATCCTTCTGTTTTTTTACCAAATGCTCGATTGTTTGTGGGTGTACGAGCACATCTGAGTCGATTAGAAACAAATAATCATAGCTGCCGTTCAATGCACGTCGAATGATTTCGTTTTTAAATTCAGCCACTTTCCAAATCAATGATTCACTCCAGTAGTGCGTCGCTTCGTCCCGTATATAGAGATCACCGGAATTCGCTTCGATAATCTCGACGTGCAGGTTGTTCTCCCTAAAGGATCGCAGCATCTCGCTTGAGTTGCTTTTTTCATTATCATCAATAAATAGGAAATGCAGCTCTACGCTCTCCTTATTCAAAGCAAGCAAGCTCTCCAAAAAAAGACGCAAGATCTCCGGTTCTTGGTGCACTGGGCTTCCGATGAGTATGCGCCTTCTGTTCATCCTCTTTTTTCCTCCGTCGAAATTTCTCCATCGTTCGTGATGGATAACTTAGACTCCAGGTACTTTTTATTATGTAAGATTTTTTCATCATCGGGCCTGTATTCCCGCGCCTTCTCATTGTGTTCATACGCACGCTCGTATTCTCCCAACCGGTCGTAACAAACACATAATTGCAAGTGAGGAAGCCATGTCGAACAAGCATGATTCGCTATTCCCCAGGAATAATCGTTACGACTCGCAATGGCTGTCTCATACCAATAACTCGCAGCCTTGTATTGGCCCTTCTCGAGAAAATAATAGCCCAGTCTGCAGCACTGTTGAGCACGTGGCCGATCAAATAAGAAGGAACGAAGGATCCACGCAATCTCCTGTTCATAATCCCGAATTTCATGGTAGCAATCAGCAAGGCGGTCACATGCCGAAACGTTATCTTCCAACCATCCCTTCCCTGATTGCAGAAATTTTTCATAGTAATAAATCGCCCGATCGTATATTTTGTGGTCTTTCAGTTCATTTGCATAATAGAAAATGTCACGAGGTGTAAAGATCTCCCCTGCAGCCAATCGTTTTTCGTAAATCCGTAAATTGCGATCACAGAAATGGGGACGGGGGTTGTGGATAATAGCTATATCACTTTCAAAAATGTTCCCCCGACTTCCAGATACTCGTGAATGGGGCCCACCCATCTGAAGCCATTTTGACGTTTTACCAACCGGTTTCGTCGGAGGCTCGAAACTACATTACCGTATTCATCAAACGCGAGTTGATACTCCATGGATATCGAATCATAGGAGTGATCGAGCGTGTTTTTTAACATACGGAGCTTCAGCTGGTCTTCAGGCTTTAGGATGTCATCAGCATCAAGCCAAAAAATGTAATCCATGCTTGCCAAACTGAAGGAATAATTACGAGCTGCCGCGAAGTCGTCCATCCATTCAAAATCATATAATTTCGTCGTGTATTGCGTGCATATTTGCTTCGTACGATCTGTTGAACCCGTGTCGACGATGATAATTTCTTCCATCATATCTTGAACGGAGGACAAACATCGTGCGATGCAGTCCTCCTCGTTTTTCACAATCATGCATAGGCTTATGCTCATCAAAATAGGCCCCTCCATCTTGTGAAATCCATGTTGCTTTACATCCATATGCTCTGGACAAACGTTGATATGAAAGGGTAAATCATGGGACATTGTCGAGTTGCTTATGGATGTTAAGGGCTCACTTTAACAAGCCTGATCGAAGCATTAACGATGGTTTGGCCATCCAGCGTAGTAACCAGGATATCAGGAGTTGCACCCACATTTCGTAAAGTAAGCGTAGCTGCCGCTGGGAGAGTGAGAATAGCCGAACCAACAAGGGTTAGGGCTATTTCGTTTCCAACGCTTTGCTGTCCGAAAATGGTAGAGGCCTGCACGACTCCATTTACAACCACTCCATAAGCGATAGAATCCGTGCTGGGCTGCATACCGGTTGTAACTTCAAATAAAACCAAATAATCGCCTGCAACTGCCACAGTAACTGGAGCCGTTCCAGCAACATGTGTGACCCCTCCCGAACTTGGGCCATTCGTACTGAAACTAACATCTGTGCCTGCGTTGACAGTCTGTGCTCCTCTATTAAAGAAATACCCATATGCAGTAGTGACAGTCGGACCAGTCGGACCAGTGCTACCTGTGGTGCCAGTGGTTCCAGTCGTGCCAGTCGTGCCAGTGGTTCCCGTTGCTCCCGTTGCTCCCGTGGTTCCCGTCGCTCCTGTTGCTCCTGTTGCTCCTGTTGATCCTGTTGCTCCCGTGGTTCCTGTTGATCCGGTGGTTCCTGTCGCGCCTGTGGAGCCCGTTGCTCCCGTTGCTCCCGTGGTTCCTGTTGGTCCCGTCGCTCCGGTGGCTCCGGTGGCTCCTGTCGCGCCTGTTGCTCCTGTTGCTCCGGTAGTTCCTGTCGCGCCTGTCGCGCCTGTGGAGCCCGTTGCTCCCGTTGCTCCCGTCGCTCCCGTGGTTCCTGTTGGTCCCGTCGCTCCCGTGGTTCCTGATGGTCCGGTGGCTCCGGTGGCTCCCGTCGATCCGGTGGCTCCTGTCGCGCCTGTTGCTCCTGTTGCTCCGGTGGTTCCTGTCGCGCCTGTCGCGCCTGTTGCTCCCGTCGCTCCAGTGGTTCCTGTTGGTCCGGTGGCTCCCGTGGTCCCCGTCGATCCGGTGGCTCCTGTCGCGCCTGTCGCGCCTGTTGCGCTTGTTGCTCCCGTTGTTCCTGTTGGTCCTGTCGCGCCTGTCGGTCCTGTTGCGCCTGTTGGTCCGGTCGCTCCGGTGGCTCCTGAGGTTCCCGTCGATCCGGTGGTTCCTGTCGCGCCTGTGGCGCCTGTGGCGCCTGTTGCTCCCGTTGCTCCCGTTGCTCCCGTGGTTCCTGTTGATCCGGTGGCTCCTGTCGATCCAGTGGTTCCTGTTGATCCGGTGGCTCCGGTTGTTCCCGTCGGTCCCGTCTCTCCCGTTGCTCCAGTTGATCCGGTAGCTCCGGTTGGTCCGGTGGCTCCTGTCGATCCGGTGGCTCCCGTTGATCCGGTGGCTCCCGTTGACCCAGTTGTTCCGGTGGCTCCTGTTGACCCAGTTGTTCCGGTGGCTCCTGTCGATCCGGTGGCTCCCGTTGATCCGGTGGCTCCCGTTGACCCAGTTGTTCCGGTGGCTCCTGTTGACCCAGTTGTTCCGGTGGCTCCTGTCGATCCGGTGGCTCCCGTTGATCCAGTTGGTCCGGTTGGTCCGGTTGGTCCGGTTGGTCCGGTTGGTCCGGTTGGTCCGGTTGGTCCGGTTGGTCCGGTGGTTCCCGTTGATCCCGTCGTTCCCGTTGCCCCAGTGGCTCCGGTTGGTCCGGTGGCTCCCGTCTCTCCCGTCTCTCCAGTGACTCCGGTTATTCCGGTGGTTCCGGTGGTTCCGGTGGTTCCGGTGGCTCCCGTTGCCCCAGTAGTTCCTGTCGCTCCGGTGGCTCCCGTCTCTCCCGTTGTTCCCGTTGCCCCAGTGGCTCCGGTTGGTCCGGTGGCTCCCGTCTCTCCCGTGGCTCCAGTGGCTCCGGTTGGTCCGGTGGCTCCCGTGGCTCCAGTGACTCCGGTTGGTCCGGTGGCTCCCGTCGCTCCAGTGACTCCGGTTATTCCGGTGGTTCCGGTGGTTCCGGTGGTTCCCGTCTCTCCGGTGGCTCCAGTGGCTCCGGTTGTTCCGGTGGCTCCCGTCTCTCCAGTTGTTCCAGTTGCCCCAGTGGCTCCCGTTGTTCCGGTGGCTCCCGTCTCTCCCGTTACTCCCGTTGCCCCAGTGGCTCCCGTCTCTCCCGTTACTCCCGTTGCCCCGGTGGCTCCCGTCTCTCCCGTTGTTCCCGTTGCCCCAGTGGCTCCGGTTGGTCCGGTGGCTCCCGTCTCTCCCGTTGTTCCCGTTGCCCCAGTGGCTCCTGTGGCTCCTGTGGTTCCCGTCTCTCCGGTGGCTCCCGTGGTTCCTGATGCTCCTGCTGCTCCCGTGGTTCCTGTGGTACCTGTGGCTCCAGTTACTCCGGTGGCCCCTGTGGCTCCCGCTGCTCCCGTTGCTCCAGTTGCTCCGGTGGCCCCTGTGGCTCCCGTCGGGCAAGGATGGCAAGGAGATACAGTTGGTATCGGTCCGGGGAAAATCATGGGACACCCCGGAGGAGGGAAATTGAGCAGCAAACCATTTTTATGAAAGACGTGGGCCCAACTTCTTAGCACACTTCCTCCTCCTTCCCTTGCCTCAATCTATCTTTATCTTGAATGACTCATCAACGATCGTTTCGAAGATGATGTCCTTTAATTGAGATTCGTTTACTGCGAATTTATTTATATTCAATTCGTAGTCATAAGTTGATTCCAATACGGTAAAAGTCAAACCACGTTGACTGTTGTTTTACTCCGTTTTCATTGAGGTATCTGCCCAAGGGATGATAAAGCAATTGATTCACTCCAGTAAGAACAAAAAAAGCGACAGCCTTGGAGGGGATAATCCCCACTTGGCTGTCGCAATAGCAAAACGTCCTCTCCGTTAACTTAGCGTCTACTGCCTGTCTATCACTTTATGAACCTGCCTCGTCCTTTTTTATCTTTGCTCATTACTTCGACAAGCTCGCAGCTGTTGGTTCACTGACCCAATACACGCTGATCCAAGGCGGAAGATAGCTGCCATAATACCCGATATCGCCGATCACATCGCTGAGTATTTCGGTTTCTTTCCCCTGCGCCGCCAAGATTAGGGAACCCTTCTGCGCCCGATCGGCCCGCACAAAGAGGAGCTGCTTCCCGTCAGGCGATGGTGATGGGAAATAGTCGGCTGTCTGCACCGTGCCTTGTGTCACCTGCTTGGCTGGCGCTCCTGCTTCCTGCCGCCAGATCCGTTGACCGGGTACCATCACTTTTTGTGGATCATAGTGATATTCCGTTCCTTTCCCTCGAGTGAAGAACAGAGAATACGGGGCTGCAGTCGTCCACGTGGGCATCGTGTCCACGCTGTCCTGCGGGCTAGCCGATACGACCTTGCCGCTCGGATCAGCCAGCTTCAAGTGCTTGTTATAGGTCGCCATGCGATCAGTCCCATCGATAAATGCAAGCTGTTTGCCATCCGGCGACCAGCGGAGCCATTGGGGATGGATCAGTCCCGTCCCCAGCTCTACCGGTTTCTTGTCAGGATGACTCATGTCAAACAGCCCAATGGGAACCCCATCCGCTGACAAGGAAGCAGAGTTGTACTGCAAATAGTACCCGACGTGAGCGCCGTCCGGGGAGATGGCCATCGCTCGCGCTGCCCACGCGTAGATGCCTTCCTCTACATTTGGCGGCGCGGCAATGGGATACGTCGAGACCGTTTTCCCTGTCAAATCACGCACAACCAAAGTCATGGCGCGATCTTTCGCCGCTGCTGTCGATACGAGAAGCTGCTTTCCATCCGGCATCCAGGAAAAATCAACGAAATCGACTTCCTTTGCCGTATGTACCACATCCGCCTGATTGTGCTTGATTTCCTTGATCACAAAGGAGGACTTGGGATCTTCTGTACTCCCGGTCTGCACGAAATAAGCGATCTTCAGGTCCGCAGGTGACCATTTGGGCTGATCCATGATAGGACGGTCATCTACCTGAAAGGCCCCGCTTCCATCTGCCTTGACTGCCCATAAGAAGCCCGGTGCCGAATACGTATCGCTCCCTTTGTACTTCATGAACAGCAGCCATTCCCCATTTGCTGACCACCCTACGATTTGCGCCAGGCCATCCTTCTCGACTTGCTGCGGCTTCGCACCCGGGAGCCGAGCATCCAGCAGCCACAGATTATTCTCACGGGTAAAGGCTATCTTGGCAGGAATGCCGCTTCTACTTACTCGTGCAGGCTGATCGGACTGTTCCTTCGCACACACCTGCCCTCCCCCTGCAGCAAGCATGACTACGATGCTCATGACATTCGTCCATGCTCTCCATCTTTTACGCATAAGCTTCTCCTCCTCATCATGGAAATGGATATGAGAAAACCTCCATGACGCCTTTTTCCCGATGTTCGTGTGCAGCAGGTTTCTATCGTCATGAGGCAAAGAAAAAACGCCAAGGATGATGTGAATCGATCTTCCCTAGCGTTTTCCATTCCTTCGTCGTTTATGTAGCTACGAGAAGGATACAGTCTGCAGCAGCAAATATTGATTTCCGTAAAGATCCGTAAAAACCGCCTCGGTCCCGTACATGACGTCCCGAGGCTCCCCCAAGAATGTCACGCCATTTTGACGAAATTGCTCATAAGTCGAATAAAAGTCGTCCGTCTGCCACACCCACATCGGGTTTTTCCCCACGAGTGCGAGCATCTGCTGAGCTACATCTTCGCTGTGCCAGTCAGTAGGATCGTGCAGCACGATTTCGAGCTCCTGCTCTGGCAGCCCAATGGTGAGCCAGCGAGAGCCGTCATCCATTCGAGAGTCCATGCGTTTTTCGAAACCGAGCTTATCTGTATAAAACTGCAGTGCCTCTTCGCAGTCACGCACATACAGCGTCACATGCGCCAGCTTCTTCAACATTCGGATCCCCGCCCCTACGCTTGTTTGAGGAAGTTGATGATGTCTGCCAGATCCCCTGGCATCGGAGCTTCGAATTCCAGCTGCTCCCCTGTCCGAGGATGCGTGAAGCCAAGCGTCTTGGCGTGCAGCGCCTGTCCGTCAAGCTCCAGCGTGTTCTTCGGACCATATTTCGGATCGCCTGCGAGCGGGTAACCGATATACTTCATATGGACGCGGATCTGATGCGTCCGGTCAGTTTCTAGCTTCAGCTCCACCAGCGTATACTCCTTGTAGCGCTCGAGCACGATAAAATGCGTCACTGCTGGTTTACTGTTCTCGAAAACAACCGCCATCTGCTGGCGATTCTTTGGATCGCGTCCGATAGGAGCATCGATCGTCCCCATCTCGTGCGGGATCACGCCGTGAACGATTGCTACGTACTTGCGATTGACCGTATGCTCCTTCAGCTGTTCGGCGAGCCCCATATGCGCTTTGTCATTTTTGGCGACCATCAAAAGCCCTGAGGTGTCCTTGTCAATCCGGTGGACAATGCCTGGGCGCAGTACGCCATTGATTCCCGACAAATCCTTGCAGTGCGCGAGAAGTCCGTTTACCAGCGTACCGCTGTAATGTCCGGGCGCAGGATGCACCACGAGACCCCGCGGCTTGTTGACGACAACCACGTCCGAGTCCTCGTACACAATGTCCAGTGACATCGATTCCGGCTGAATGGCCATCTCTTTCGGCGGTGGAACTCGCAGCGTGATTTCATCGTCTTCCTGCAGCTTGTAGTTGTTTTTTACGGGTTCTCCGTTTACTGTGACACGCCCTTCCTTGATCCAGGCTTGCACCTGCGAGCGTGACCAATCCTCGTTTTGCGTGGTGATATATTTGTCGATCCGCTCGTTGTGGTCAGTCGAATCTACCGTCCAATCATATCGTTCAAACAATTGCGTGTCGTTCATGTAAGTCTCCTCATCAAATTACTGTCCAAACTATCGCTAGTATCATCGAAAATGCGTCAATCCATTACCGCGCTTTCTTCTTTCCTTCGAGCAGGACATCGAGCAAGAGCAGCGCCACACCAATGGTAATGGCCATGTCAGCTACGTTGAAAATCGGGAAGTTGATCAGCGTAAAGTCCAGAAAATCTACGACCTGCCCTGTTGTCGCGCGGTCGATGAAATTGCCGACTGCGCCGCCCAGGACCAGCGACAGAGCGAGCGATACACGCGGCTGCTTTTTGCCGATCCGGATGAGGGAGTAAATGATCCCGATCACGACCGCAAGTGTGATTACGATAAACAACCAGCGTTGGTTTTGCAAAATCCCGAAAGCGGCGCCCATATTGCGATGGGACGTCAGATGAAATACGTCTGCAAGGAGAGGAATGGATTCTCCTCTTTCCATATGTTTGACAACCAGCGACTTGGTCCACTGATCAAGCGCGATAATGACTGCAGCAATGAGATAATACAATGGGATGTCCTCCTTCGTCTGTCTCGACCAGCCTATCAATGTCAAATGTACATTTTACCACAGCAGTGTTACTTGAACAAGCGCTTCCCTTTTTTATACCAGCGGTAGCCTTTTCGAATGGCGTCCAGCACCCAAAGCGGGAACTTCCACCCGCGATCTTTCAAAAACGGAAGGTAAATCCGGTAATACGCCTTGCGCAAATCTTTCCATTTACTGTCCGGAATATTTTTATAATAATCCGAGACGTCGATCAAATATCCCCGCCCTTGATCCATCAGCACGTTTTTTCCGTGAACATCATGGGGGAACAGCCCCTTTTTCCTCGCCTCTTTCAAAGCTTCCTCTACATCCTCGATCACTTGCGGCAAGATGGGGATGCCATAGCGAATGCAATCGAACAAGGAAATGCCATTGATCCGTTTGAGTATCAGGTAACCTTCTTCCGCATGATAGCAGATCGGAAAGGACTGGGTCTCTCCCAGCTTGCGATACACCTCTACTTCTTGTTCCCAGCCTGGTCGGCCAGGTGCATACAGCTTGATCACGAGGCTCGGATAATCCGGATGGGCAAACACCGCGGCATAGTTTCCTGTGCCTACCAGCTCCCAGGGGTAGGGTGTATGCAAGACAACGACAGGATCATCAGGCGATTGG of Brevibacillus choshinensis contains these proteins:
- the pyrR gene encoding bifunctional pyr operon transcriptional regulator/uracil phosphoribosyltransferase PyrR; protein product: MISKSVIMDEAAIRRALTRIAHEIIERNKGVEDCIIVGIKTRGIYLAQRLVERIELIENVKVPVGELDITFYRDDLQHKSEDAVLQGSQLPDQITGKTVILVDDVLYTGRTVRAALDALIDNGRPRMIQLAVLVDRGHRELPIRPDFVGKNVPTARTEIVDVQLAEVDMMDIVSIRQLL
- a CDS encoding methyltransferase domain-containing protein, whose translation is MRIIYPPTIHWEGWLVFQRPQQLMRAFASLGHRAIFQEYGRNSGGTYYQDQVHITEAEANLDPTDDFTVLWVTHAPHYRLKETYRADFLVFDYIDEATDEFAVWNNSDLYDAMQKADLITVVSRRLLQIVSKLYPEKPVLLLPNAAELDHFGKSKLLSIPDDMQAINPPIIGFMGSIAQWLDVNLLQEMAKLRPEWSFVMVGPDYIGLESELRTIQNIYFLGRKSYQELPRYVGHFSIGMIPFTVKDMTHSSSPIKMYEYLAAGIPVISTAIREAVQCPFVETALSASEWIKKIEQLLEAPYMEEEIALFLRQHSWENRAKTAVQTISRLIVEEKGSDSREEANAMNSKAYWNNRFQTDWELLHGKKQTRFFAQITIQNLPPALLQDIRLHRYTIADIGCAEGDGLELLSYAFQNNRLTGIDLSPIAIEKASTQYPRIQFLERDIFQLDEEVMFDVVYTSNILEHFSDPHKVMEEMAKHTRQVLIVLVPFQEHPLSKEHVYRFDYEDFPYAINHFHLDTLQVIDCSKMDYTYWYGKQMLAVYR
- a CDS encoding glycosyltransferase family 2 protein yields the protein MNRRRILIGSPVHQEPEILRLFLESLLALNKESVELHFLFIDDNEKSNSSEMLRSFRENNLHVEIIEANSGDLYIRDEATHYWSESLIWKVAEFKNEIIRRALNGSYDYLFLIDSDVLVHPQTIEHLVKKQKDIVAEIFWTRWQPEATPQPQVWLKDVYTQYEQERGENVTEAEKEARYTAFLSQLKKPGIYEVGGLGACTLISRKVLLAGVHFSQIKNLSFWGEDRHFCIRAAAFGFSLFVDTEYPAFHIYRKSDLAKAEQFMQDFRKNQHNRPIQAREVLGFPWGAYIPKRPQITLSMVVKNEANRYLKKALIQHRAYIDNAVIIDDGSRDDTVEVCRELLKGIPLRIIRNEVSKFTNEIELRRQQWEETIKTNPEWILNLDADELFEERFKTEVNDLISRKDIDLYNFRLFDFWNETHYREDSYWCAHFTYRPFLLRYRPHFEYRWKVAPQHCGRFPENIFQLPNTISPIRLKHYGWAKWEDRLEKYERFLSLDPEAKFGWREQYLSILDDCPNLVPWVEEEREGSPA
- a CDS encoding TolB family protein translates to MRKRWRAWTNVMSIVVMLAAGGGQVCAKEQSDQPARVSRSGIPAKIAFTRENNLWLLDARLPGAKPQQVEKDGLAQIVGWSANGEWLLFMKYKGSDTYSAPGFLWAVKADGSGAFQVDDRPIMDQPKWSPADLKIAYFVQTGSTEDPKSSFVIKEIKHNQADVVHTAKEVDFVDFSWMPDGKQLLVSTAAAKDRAMTLVVRDLTGKTVSTYPIAAPPNVEEGIYAWAARAMAISPDGAHVGYYLQYNSASLSADGVPIGLFDMSHPDKKPVELGTGLIHPQWLRWSPDGKQLAFIDGTDRMATYNKHLKLADPSGKVVSASPQDSVDTMPTWTTAAPYSLFFTRGKGTEYHYDPQKVMVPGQRIWRQEAGAPAKQVTQGTVQTADYFPSPSPDGKQLLFVRADRAQKGSLILAAQGKETEILSDVIGDIGYYGSYLPPWISVYWVSEPTAASLSK
- a CDS encoding VOC family protein, producing MLKKLAHVTLYVRDCEEALQFYTDKLGFEKRMDSRMDDGSRWLTIGLPEQELEIVLHDPTDWHSEDVAQQMLALVGKNPMWVWQTDDFYSTYEQFRQNGVTFLGEPRDVMYGTEAVFTDLYGNQYLLLQTVSFS
- a CDS encoding RluA family pseudouridine synthase, whose amino-acid sequence is MNDTQLFERYDWTVDSTDHNERIDKYITTQNEDWSRSQVQAWIKEGRVTVNGEPVKNNYKLQEDDEITLRVPPPKEMAIQPESMSLDIVYEDSDVVVVNKPRGLVVHPAPGHYSGTLVNGLLAHCKDLSGINGVLRPGIVHRIDKDTSGLLMVAKNDKAHMGLAEQLKEHTVNRKYVAIVHGVIPHEMGTIDAPIGRDPKNRQQMAVVFENSKPAVTHFIVLERYKEYTLVELKLETDRTHQIRVHMKYIGYPLAGDPKYGPKNTLELDGQALHAKTLGFTHPRTGEQLEFEAPMPGDLADIINFLKQA
- the lspA gene encoding signal peptidase II; amino-acid sequence: MGWSRQTKEDIPLYYLIAAVIIALDQWTKSLVVKHMERGESIPLLADVFHLTSHRNMGAAFGILQNQRWLFIVITLAVVIGIIYSLIRIGKKQPRVSLALSLVLGGAVGNFIDRATTGQVVDFLDFTLINFPIFNVADMAITIGVALLLLDVLLEGKKKAR
- a CDS encoding serine/threonine protein kinase; amino-acid sequence: MRIDQHVLQSFLQEVKVESQSPDDPVVVLHTPYPWELVGTGNYAAVFAHPDYPSLVIKLYAPGRPGWEQEVEVYRKLGETQSFPICYHAEEGYLILKRINGISLFDCIRYGIPILPQVIEDVEEALKEARKKGLFPHDVHGKNVLMDQGRGYLIDVSDYYKNIPDSKWKDLRKAYYRIYLPFLKDRGWKFPLWVLDAIRKGYRWYKKGKRLFK